From one uncultured Paludibacter sp. genomic stretch:
- a CDS encoding exported hypothetical protein (Evidence 5 : Unknown function), whose protein sequence is MKPFKIIYSIISLMILAAVITGCDETVPLSVKTGEKDAPFTFIPEHGYPGTTVKIKGKDLSNVTKVAFGTKAVMAEDFSAKTDTVITLVVPVGAQTGRIVLEKEAVVLTSATDFTVDDSPKPTILEFTPAIVGSGESVTITGSFLNKVTKVEIGTLAATITEQNDEALTITTPAGLQTGKIKLYYNYMTSYGIEKEDVVISTADLTLKLPTINSIISGGKSIDATDCWLNIDDEVIINGTVLDKVTDVKFGGVAATIVSATSEVLTVKVPAGATKGKISLTVPDGTTESGIEFKVDLPTITSFVPGSGEPNSGTRIFSVQGERLSTVNAVKVGDTDGTIASKTDNVITFTVPGNISGNIILKAKNGDVQTTTPFYFKGTFWVSDWDNTYDPVRLTSLQINTADAGSVTTEAGGPTGNYAKLIGISKAAAGDNRFRAYIRADGNPGEDMFILYTSSPKGVYFSFDMSYNQLPAEVINADGSVDVNIFSFTSGDRNPYGFSKTITIPFTGANQWKSVKVHLNDMVEDTNLQDGVSPSTPTSNFLKPNKQRIMAIMFSKAPTTASPIEFNLDNVKFTIE, encoded by the coding sequence ATGAAACCATTTAAAATAATATATAGTATCATTTCATTGATGATATTAGCTGCCGTAATTACAGGATGTGATGAGACAGTTCCGTTAAGCGTAAAAACAGGTGAAAAAGACGCTCCGTTTACTTTCATTCCTGAACATGGTTATCCCGGTACTACTGTAAAGATAAAGGGAAAAGATTTGAGCAATGTAACAAAAGTTGCTTTTGGAACAAAAGCGGTTATGGCTGAAGATTTTTCAGCAAAGACAGATACTGTTATTACTCTTGTTGTTCCGGTTGGCGCTCAAACTGGAAGAATTGTTCTTGAAAAAGAAGCGGTTGTTTTGACCTCAGCAACAGATTTTACCGTTGACGATTCACCAAAACCTACTATTCTGGAATTTACTCCGGCAATTGTTGGCAGTGGAGAATCTGTTACAATCACGGGAAGTTTCTTAAATAAAGTTACTAAAGTGGAAATTGGTACGTTGGCTGCAACTATTACAGAACAAAACGATGAGGCACTTACAATTACTACCCCTGCAGGGTTGCAAACCGGAAAAATAAAGTTGTATTATAACTATATGACTTCTTATGGAATAGAAAAAGAAGATGTTGTAATAAGCACTGCTGACCTTACATTGAAATTGCCAACAATAAACTCTATTATCTCTGGAGGTAAAAGTATTGATGCTACTGACTGTTGGTTAAATATTGATGATGAAGTAATTATCAATGGCACTGTGTTAGATAAAGTTACCGATGTTAAGTTTGGAGGTGTGGCAGCTACTATTGTATCAGCTACAAGTGAAGTACTCACAGTAAAAGTACCTGCCGGTGCTACCAAAGGAAAAATTTCGTTAACTGTTCCAGATGGAACAACAGAAAGTGGAATTGAATTCAAAGTGGATTTGCCTACCATTACAAGTTTTGTTCCGGGCAGTGGAGAACCAAACTCCGGTACCAGAATATTTTCGGTACAAGGTGAACGACTTTCAACTGTAAACGCTGTAAAAGTGGGAGATACAGATGGAACCATTGCATCTAAAACGGACAATGTGATTACATTTACTGTGCCGGGAAATATCAGTGGAAATATTATTTTGAAAGCGAAAAACGGAGATGTACAAACTACCACTCCTTTCTATTTCAAAGGCACATTCTGGGTAAGTGATTGGGATAATACTTATGATCCTGTCCGTCTGACAAGTTTACAGATTAATACAGCTGATGCAGGATCAGTAACTACTGAAGCCGGAGGACCTACAGGCAATTATGCTAAATTAATAGGAATCTCAAAAGCAGCAGCAGGAGATAATCGTTTCCGTGCATATATTAGAGCAGATGGTAATCCCGGTGAAGATATGTTTATATTATATACTTCAAGCCCAAAAGGTGTATATTTTTCATTCGATATGAGTTATAACCAATTACCTGCTGAGGTTATTAATGCTGATGGAAGCGTGGATGTAAATATATTCTCGTTTACAAGTGGCGATAGAAATCCTTACGGCTTTAGTAAAACTATAACAATTCCATTTACAGGTGCAAATCAATGGAAGAGCGTAAAAGTACATTTGAACGATATGGTAGAAGATACTAACCTTCAGGATGGTGTTTCTCCATCAACGCCTACATCCAATTTCTTGAAACCTAATAAACAAAGGATTATGGCTATAATGTTCAGTAAGGCGCCAACTACAGCTTCTCCTATTGAATTTAATTTGGATAATGTAAAATTCACAATTGAATAA
- a CDS encoding putative Licheninase (Evidence 3 : Putative function from multiple computational evidences; Product type e : enzyme), which yields MKFFNLFFLMLPCFIFFSCKDNGTAEPGKSVEVTVKDEKGNAIAYTSVYLFKELAADATEKDPSTALLSGTTGSTGKISFSLEKLTNVGQTMYVAAIEKSLDKKYMILGSTSFSTTGNNEQTIQVNLSLTSGKLYYPFGYKTSSFNSDFAKSEYDRWKNTQVVSCSGAYRVIADPSSNTLVEAMGFGTLLSAYAKDKDTFDGLMRFYDSKRTTTAKNFMAWKVTCDEIIDPGSATDGDVDVAFANIVAYKQWNEETYLNKAKEIINLIKTYLITDCTVNGQNVKVLHPGYSGVAWGGCGMTDIMYYTPGFFRVFAQVTGDQIWNTLADDTYVLLNASANPTTGLIPDWQTAEGVPGPGGRKGWFSYDACRAPWRMSLDYLWNGNTKSKEWCNKISDWAYSKGAANIVDGYELDGTPKGTNKNSSFLGGFTVSMMTTSPTKVDNFANELKKLNDTYWFNLNTRVLYLFTLTGNFWEPQME from the coding sequence ATGAAATTTTTTAATCTGTTTTTTTTGATGCTGCCATGTTTTATCTTTTTCTCGTGTAAAGATAATGGAACTGCCGAGCCCGGTAAATCTGTTGAGGTTACTGTTAAAGATGAAAAGGGTAATGCCATTGCCTATACTTCTGTTTACCTATTTAAGGAATTGGCTGCTGACGCCACTGAAAAAGACCCTTCCACAGCACTTTTATCCGGCACTACCGGTAGTACTGGTAAGATTAGCTTTTCGTTGGAAAAACTGACTAATGTAGGACAAACAATGTACGTGGCAGCTATAGAAAAATCGTTGGATAAAAAATATATGATATTGGGTTCTACTTCTTTTTCCACTACTGGAAACAATGAGCAAACCATTCAGGTAAACCTTTCTCTTACAAGCGGTAAACTTTATTATCCTTTTGGTTATAAAACAAGTTCATTCAACTCTGATTTTGCAAAATCAGAATACGATCGCTGGAAAAACACCCAAGTTGTTTCCTGTTCGGGAGCATACAGAGTTATAGCCGATCCTTCCTCAAATACTCTGGTAGAAGCTATGGGATTTGGAACGCTTTTATCCGCTTACGCTAAAGATAAAGATACTTTTGACGGACTAATGAGATTTTACGATAGCAAACGTACAACTACTGCAAAAAATTTTATGGCTTGGAAAGTTACTTGTGATGAGATTATAGATCCCGGAAGTGCTACAGATGGTGATGTTGATGTGGCTTTTGCCAATATTGTCGCTTATAAACAGTGGAACGAAGAAACCTACCTAAACAAGGCAAAGGAAATTATCAACTTAATAAAGACCTATTTAATAACAGACTGTACTGTAAATGGTCAAAATGTAAAGGTATTACACCCCGGTTACTCCGGTGTAGCGTGGGGCGGATGCGGAATGACTGATATTATGTATTACACTCCCGGGTTTTTCCGTGTTTTTGCTCAAGTTACCGGAGACCAAATATGGAATACACTTGCTGATGACACTTACGTACTCCTGAATGCCTCAGCAAACCCAACTACAGGATTGATACCTGATTGGCAGACCGCAGAAGGTGTTCCTGGTCCCGGTGGACGAAAAGGATGGTTCAGTTACGATGCTTGTCGCGCACCTTGGCGTATGTCCTTAGACTACCTTTGGAATGGAAATACCAAATCTAAAGAATGGTGCAACAAAATATCCGATTGGGCTTATTCAAAAGGAGCCGCAAATATTGTCGATGGGTACGAGTTGGACGGAACTCCCAAAGGAACCAATAAAAACAGTTCTTTTCTTGGCGGTTTTACTGTATCAATGATGACAACTTCGCCTACAAAGGTCGATAATTTTGCTAATGAATTAAAAAAATTAAACGATACGTACTGGTTTAACCTCAATACAAGAGTATTATACTTGTTTACTTTAACCGGAAACTTCTGGGAACCTCAGATGGAATAA
- a CDS encoding Beta-galactosidase — protein MRYFKYITLFIIFSLPKIYGKNIEFVVSNQCIGDYIAQNSDNKRTSVDVINTPSLTKTNDTYQLSVNGKPFLMLGGELGNSSVVDVDEMKWIWEKLRGMNLNTVLAPVYWELIEPQEGKFDFSLVDAMINQAREKELHLVFLWFGTWKNSMSCYVPEWIKKDFKRFPRTLDKNGKPSEILSAFSENVLNADIKAFTELMKHIKLVDAEKQTVIMMQVENEIGQLPEARDYSSLANKAFQQEVPEKLMDYLSKNKDILLPHIKELWASNGYKQKGNWETVFGKSVAADEVFTAWYYAIFADKVAEAGKNIYNLPMYVNCALNRPKVEPGKYPSGGPLPHLLNVWQAAASHIDMLSPDVYHGDFRNWLAQYDKLNNPVFLPEIRMEPENAAQVFYAIGKHKSLGFSPFSIENANDTEATSLRKSYKVLDDLTELLFANRATSDGVYLDKTNPSDTINLGDYQMIISHVMTLPWTDGAKAEKWTSAGCVIIETVPDEFWIGGTSVTCTFRNIKDKNSTTGILSADIAVKKDNKWKFIRLNGDQTHQGRHIRIGSGEWQIQRIKLYNYK, from the coding sequence ATGAGATATTTTAAATATATTACGCTATTCATTATTTTTTCGTTACCAAAAATTTACGGAAAGAATATAGAATTCGTTGTGTCAAACCAATGTATTGGCGATTATATTGCACAAAATTCTGATAATAAACGTACATCTGTTGATGTAATTAATACTCCATCTCTAACAAAAACAAATGATACTTATCAACTCTCGGTAAACGGAAAACCATTTTTGATGCTTGGTGGTGAATTGGGAAATTCTTCGGTTGTTGATGTGGACGAAATGAAATGGATTTGGGAGAAACTGCGCGGAATGAATTTAAATACGGTGTTAGCTCCTGTGTATTGGGAGTTAATAGAGCCGCAAGAAGGAAAATTTGATTTTTCGCTTGTGGATGCTATGATTAATCAGGCTCGTGAAAAAGAACTTCATTTGGTATTTCTTTGGTTTGGAACTTGGAAAAACAGTATGTCTTGTTACGTTCCTGAATGGATTAAAAAAGATTTTAAGCGTTTTCCGCGCACATTAGATAAAAACGGAAAACCATCTGAAATTTTAAGTGCATTTAGCGAAAACGTATTAAATGCTGATATTAAGGCATTTACTGAACTAATGAAGCACATCAAATTGGTAGATGCAGAAAAGCAGACGGTGATTATGATGCAGGTTGAAAATGAAATAGGTCAACTACCCGAAGCGCGCGATTACTCCTCGTTGGCAAATAAGGCTTTTCAGCAAGAAGTTCCTGAAAAACTGATGGATTATTTGTCAAAAAATAAAGATATTTTACTTCCTCACATTAAAGAATTGTGGGCATCAAACGGATATAAACAAAAAGGAAACTGGGAAACGGTTTTTGGAAAAAGTGTAGCTGCCGACGAAGTTTTTACGGCTTGGTATTATGCAATTTTTGCAGATAAAGTTGCCGAAGCGGGAAAAAATATTTATAACCTGCCAATGTATGTAAATTGTGCTTTGAACAGACCCAAGGTGGAACCCGGGAAATATCCCAGTGGTGGACCTTTACCGCATTTATTAAACGTGTGGCAAGCAGCGGCTTCGCATATTGATATGTTGTCGCCCGACGTATATCACGGAGATTTCCGAAACTGGCTCGCACAATACGATAAACTTAACAATCCGGTTTTTTTGCCGGAAATAAGAATGGAACCTGAAAATGCCGCACAGGTTTTTTATGCGATTGGAAAACACAAATCGCTTGGTTTCTCGCCATTTTCTATTGAGAATGCAAATGACACTGAAGCAACATCATTACGCAAAAGCTATAAAGTACTGGACGATTTAACAGAATTACTTTTTGCAAACAGAGCAACATCAGACGGCGTATATTTAGACAAAACAAATCCATCCGATACAATTAATTTAGGTGATTATCAAATGATTATTTCACACGTAATGACACTTCCCTGGACTGATGGAGCAAAAGCAGAAAAATGGACTTCGGCAGGTTGTGTAATTATAGAAACAGTTCCCGATGAATTTTGGATTGGAGGAACAAGTGTAACTTGCACATTTAGAAATATTAAAGACAAAAATTCTACCACAGGAATTTTATCGGCTGACATTGCGGTGAAAAAAGATAATAAATGGAAATTTATTCGCTTAAATGGAGACCAAACTCATCAGGGAAGGCATATTAGAATAGGTTCAGGTGAGTGGCAAATTCAGAGAATTAAATTATATAACTATAAATAG
- a CDS encoding conserved exported hypothetical protein (Evidence 4 : Unknown function but conserved in other organisms): protein MKIRLLHIVLFFSFILGLQAQNAPNFITFTNEQNTFELIKQNEPISILCDEEEFSGVKKAISNLQTDFESVTAQKVATTSTPIDRNIKIIIGTYGKSSFINQLIKKGLIFKDDLAGKNEKFIIQTINAPFEGLQKAVVIAGSDMRGTIYGIYELSRQIGVSPWYYWADVPVKKHTEIFVKEGKFTAGEPAVKYRGIFLNDEAPALSGWSKVTFGGFNHRFYEKVFELILRLKGNFLWPAMWGSAFYDDDPENGKLANEMGIVMGTSHHEPMGRAHDEWRRYGKGRWDYSKNAETLNKFWQEGMERMKNYETLVTIAMRGDGDEPMSEESNIKLLEKIVKNQREIIKKVTGKKVTETPQVWALYKEVQDYYDKGMRVPEDVTLLLCDDNWGNVRKLPAPDAPKRKGGYGMYYHFDYVGGPRNYKWINVSQIQRIWEQMNLTYSHGVDKIWIVNVGDLKPMEYPISFFLDMAWNPKQFNADNLLEHTEKWCGEQFGEQFAKQSARIIDTYTKYNRRVTPELLNDTTYSLENYNEFEKVTNDYKALALDAFRLYQQIPDEAKDAFDELVLFPADACSNLYEMYFAVAKNKQLAKQNNPEANIWAEKVKECYDRDSLLTLHYNKEIAGGKWAHMMDQIRIGYTYWQQPEHRVMPGVKYVSTSSDEEQKKFVENNGYVSIEAEHFNRAVGNSQMEWKVIPNLGKTLSGITTFPQNAYPKADDKIYLEYDVWMNSEGEFPVHILVSPTLNFNENKGLRYAISIDGQEEQIVNINEKYDVKKLEKWQAKSINETITKHNFTTKGKHILRFRVLEPGIVLQKILIDAGGLKPSFLGAPESLRK from the coding sequence ATGAAAATAAGATTATTACATATTGTTTTGTTTTTTAGTTTCATTTTGGGTTTGCAAGCTCAAAATGCACCCAACTTCATTACGTTCACAAACGAACAAAATACGTTTGAACTTATCAAACAAAACGAACCAATCTCTATACTTTGTGATGAAGAAGAATTTTCAGGAGTAAAAAAAGCGATTTCAAATCTGCAAACCGATTTTGAAAGTGTAACAGCACAAAAAGTGGCGACTACTTCTACTCCTATCGATAGAAATATTAAAATTATTATCGGCACTTATGGAAAAAGCAGTTTTATTAATCAATTGATAAAAAAAGGATTAATATTTAAAGATGATTTAGCCGGTAAAAACGAAAAATTTATCATTCAAACCATAAATGCGCCTTTTGAAGGGCTTCAAAAGGCAGTTGTGATTGCGGGAAGCGATATGCGTGGTACAATTTATGGAATTTACGAATTATCGCGCCAAATAGGAGTTTCTCCCTGGTATTATTGGGCGGATGTTCCTGTAAAAAAGCACACTGAAATTTTTGTAAAAGAAGGAAAATTCACAGCAGGAGAACCCGCTGTAAAATATCGCGGAATTTTTCTGAACGATGAAGCTCCCGCGCTTTCCGGTTGGTCTAAAGTTACCTTTGGCGGATTTAATCATCGGTTTTACGAAAAAGTTTTTGAACTCATTCTTCGATTGAAAGGAAATTTCCTCTGGCCTGCAATGTGGGGCAGCGCGTTTTACGATGATGACCCTGAAAATGGAAAATTGGCAAATGAAATGGGAATTGTGATGGGAACTTCGCACCACGAACCTATGGGACGAGCACACGATGAGTGGCGTCGTTATGGAAAAGGCAGATGGGATTACAGTAAAAATGCGGAAACGTTGAATAAATTTTGGCAGGAAGGAATGGAGCGGATGAAAAATTATGAAACGCTTGTAACTATTGCGATGCGTGGCGATGGCGACGAACCTATGAGCGAGGAAAGCAACATCAAACTGTTGGAAAAAATAGTCAAAAATCAACGGGAAATTATAAAAAAAGTAACCGGTAAAAAAGTGACTGAAACTCCGCAAGTTTGGGCATTATATAAAGAAGTTCAAGATTATTACGATAAAGGAATGCGCGTTCCTGAAGATGTTACTTTGTTGCTTTGCGACGATAATTGGGGAAATGTACGTAAACTTCCTGCGCCGGACGCACCCAAAAGGAAAGGCGGATACGGAATGTATTATCACTTTGATTATGTCGGAGGTCCAAGAAACTATAAGTGGATAAATGTGAGCCAGATACAACGTATTTGGGAGCAAATGAATTTAACTTACAGTCACGGAGTGGATAAAATTTGGATTGTAAATGTGGGCGATTTGAAACCGATGGAATATCCGATTTCTTTCTTTTTGGATATGGCTTGGAACCCAAAACAGTTTAACGCCGATAATTTGTTGGAACATACTGAAAAATGGTGTGGAGAACAATTCGGAGAGCAATTTGCGAAGCAATCGGCACGGATTATTGATACTTATACAAAATATAATCGCCGTGTAACTCCTGAATTGTTGAACGATACCACTTACAGTTTGGAAAATTACAACGAATTTGAAAAAGTTACCAACGATTACAAAGCATTGGCATTGGACGCTTTCAGATTATATCAACAAATTCCTGATGAAGCTAAAGACGCTTTTGACGAGTTGGTTTTGTTTCCTGCAGATGCGTGCTCCAATTTATACGAAATGTATTTTGCAGTGGCAAAAAACAAACAATTAGCAAAACAAAACAATCCCGAAGCAAATATTTGGGCTGAAAAAGTAAAAGAATGTTATGACCGCGATTCGCTGCTGACTTTACATTACAATAAAGAAATTGCCGGAGGAAAGTGGGCGCATATGATGGATCAAATTCGTATTGGCTACACTTATTGGCAACAACCGGAACATCGTGTAATGCCTGGAGTGAAGTATGTTTCAACTTCCTCGGATGAAGAACAGAAAAAATTTGTGGAAAATAACGGATATGTTTCCATCGAAGCCGAACATTTCAATCGTGCGGTGGGAAATTCTCAAATGGAATGGAAAGTCATTCCAAATTTGGGAAAAACATTATCGGGAATTACCACTTTTCCTCAAAACGCATATCCGAAAGCAGACGATAAAATTTACTTGGAATACGATGTTTGGATGAATTCTGAAGGAGAATTTCCCGTGCATATTTTGGTTTCTCCCACTTTGAATTTTAATGAAAATAAAGGACTTAGATATGCCATTTCCATTGACGGACAAGAAGAACAAATCGTAAATATCAATGAAAAATACGATGTAAAAAAACTCGAAAAATGGCAGGCAAAAAGCATTAATGAAACCATTACAAAACATAATTTCACAACTAAAGGAAAACATATCCTCCGTTTCAGAGTATTGGAACCGGGTATAGTTTTACAAAAAATATTGATTGATGCAGGCGGTTTGAAACCAAGTTTTTTAGGCGCTCCGGAAAGTTTAAGAAAATGA
- a CDS encoding conserved hypothetical protein (Evidence 4 : Unknown function but conserved in other organisms), with protein sequence MKKIFIYIFLIISALSIQAQLKLPKLISDGMILQRDTKLQIWGWSDKNEKVTVSFKNKQYTTRADNNGEWKVLLPKQKAGGPFDLLIESNGEKKDVKNILIGDVWLCSGQSNMELPMRRVENKYPEEVKNCANDYIRQFAVPQKYNFNTPETDFTYGQWKSANPVNILDFSAVGYFFAKSLYEKYHVPVGIINASLGGSPAEAWMSEDALKQFPHYYNEAQKFKNGNLIKEIETSDKNRINAWYSELNKKDKGYEITNFSNPENWKKMQVPGYWSDVYPEMKNGVVWYKKTINIPAKFVGKPAKLILGRIVDADSAFINGKFVGNITYQYPPRRYEIPVGVLKEGENQIVVRVVNSWDKGGFVPDKEYDIICGNDTVDLKGEWQIQQGAEMPPLAGETFIRWKPLGLYNAMINPIIQYRINGFVWYQGESNAGKAKEYATLLPALINNWREKWQQGNLPFIYAQLPNFMEAKPQPGESGWALFREAQAAALSLPKTGMSVNIDLGEWNDIHPLNKKDVAERLSLLAQNIAYGDKKTTAFSPMYKSMKIEGNKIIIEXKNXKNLIXKDGDXIXXFAIAGADRKFXWAKAKIEKGKIXVWNENVXNPVAVRYAWADNPENINFYNSAGLPVAPFQAKK encoded by the coding sequence ATGAAAAAGATTTTTATATACATATTTTTGATTATTAGCGCGTTATCAATTCAGGCGCAATTAAAATTGCCAAAATTGATAAGCGACGGTATGATTTTACAGCGCGATACAAAATTACAAATTTGGGGTTGGTCTGATAAAAACGAAAAAGTGACGGTTAGTTTCAAAAACAAACAATATACAACGCGTGCTGACAACAATGGCGAGTGGAAAGTTCTTCTTCCAAAACAAAAAGCCGGCGGACCTTTTGATTTGTTGATTGAAAGCAACGGTGAAAAAAAAGATGTAAAAAATATTTTAATTGGCGATGTTTGGCTGTGTTCAGGACAATCAAATATGGAACTTCCAATGCGCAGAGTGGAAAATAAATATCCTGAAGAAGTAAAAAATTGTGCCAACGATTATATTCGTCAGTTTGCAGTTCCACAAAAGTATAATTTCAATACTCCTGAAACTGATTTTACTTACGGACAATGGAAATCGGCAAATCCTGTAAATATTTTGGATTTTTCAGCGGTGGGATATTTTTTCGCAAAAAGTTTGTATGAAAAATATCACGTTCCGGTAGGAATTATCAACGCAAGTTTGGGAGGTTCACCTGCAGAAGCGTGGATGAGTGAAGATGCGTTGAAACAATTTCCACATTATTATAACGAAGCACAAAAATTCAAAAACGGAAATTTAATCAAAGAAATTGAAACATCNGACAAAAATCGTATAAATGCGTGGTATTCAGAATTAAACAAAAAAGATAAAGGATATGAAATTACTAATTTTTCAAATCCTGAAAATTGGAAGAAAATGCAAGTTCCAGGATATTGGTCGGATGTTTATCCTGAAATGAAAAATGGTGTTGTTTGGTACAAAAAAACAATTAACATTCCCGCAAAATTTGTGGGGAAACCTGCAAAATTGATTTTAGGACGAATTGTAGATGCCGATTCAGCATTTATCAACGGAAAATTTGTTGGAAATATTACGTATCAATATCCTCCACGCAGATATGAAATTCCGGTTGGAGTATTGAAAGAGGGTGAAAATCAAATCGTTGTACGTGTTGTAAATTCGTGGGATAAAGGTGGTTTTGTCCCTGATAAAGAATACGACATTATTTGCGGAAACGATACTGTTGATTTAAAAGGAGAATGGCAGATACAACAAGGCGCGGAAATGCCGCCGCTTGCAGGTGAAACATTCATCAGATGGAAACCGCTCGGATTGTACAATGCAATGATAAATCCGATAATTCAATATCGCATTAATGGTTTTGTATGGTATCAAGGAGAATCGAACGCGGGAAAAGCCAAAGAATATGCAACGCTTTTGCCGGCGCTCATTAACAATTGGCGTGAAAAATGGCAACAAGGAAATCTTCCGTTTATTTATGCACAGCTTCCTAATTTTATGGAAGCAAAACCTCAACCCGGCGAAAGCGGTTGGGCATTGTTCAGAGAAGCGCAAGCAGCGGCGCTTTCTCTCCCAAAAACAGGAATGAGCGTAAACATTGATTTAGGCGAATGGAACGATATTCATCCGTTGAATAAAAAAGACGTTGCGGAACGACTTTCGTTACTGGCGCAAAACATTGCTTACGGCGATAAAAAAACGACAGCTTTCAGTCCGATGTATAAATCGATGAAGATTGAAGGGAATAAAATTATCATTGAATTNAAAAACANTAAAAATTTAATANTNAAAGACGGCGACTTNATAAANAANTTTGCNATTGCCGGAGCCGATAGAAAATTTNTTTGGGCAAAAGCAAAAATTGAAAAGGGAAAAATAATNGTGTGGAACGAAAATGTTNCAAATCCTGTAGCTGTTCGTTATGCTTGGGCNGATAATCCTGAAAATATTAATTTTTACAACAGTGCAGGGCTTCCTGTAGCTCCTTTTCAAGCAAAGAAATAA
- the ynaJ gene encoding Uncharacterized symporter YnaJ, with protein sequence MESISKTTVESKGFYKLSXLQRIGFGSGXLAQNLIYQTVAQYLLIFYTNVYGLPAATAAVMFLIVRLVDVVWDPLVGAFVDKHNPKLGKXRSYLVLGGIPLTGFAXLCFWNGFSGSLLXAYXTXVGLSMLXTLINVPYGALNASLTRDTDEITKLTSVRMFLANLGGLAVAYGIPIIVKTLSPDGKINSSVSGNAWFITMTIYSLTGLALLVFCYTQTKERVVMNGEDTSHVKVSDLWREFKHNRPLRVLAFFFITAFAMMAIGNSAGSYYMIYNIQAPDWLPYFAALGSIPAFIFMPMVPAIKRAIGKKQMFFVFLSIAVFGMVMLYIISVIPSLKQHIWLVLVAQFIKSTGVIVATGYMWALVPEVISYGEHTTGKRISGIVNALTGIFFKAGMALGGVVPGFVLAFVGFDEKNTVTQTPFVEQGILWLVAVIPAILLVLAMFIISKYELDDDRIDRINIEIEERHLNN encoded by the coding sequence ATGGAATCAATTTCAAAAACAACAGTCGAATCGAAAGGTTTTTATAAACTTTCANCGCTTCAACGAATCGGCTTCGGTTCAGGTGANTTAGCTCAAAACCTGATTTATCAAACAGTAGCCCAGTATTTATTAATTTTCTATACCAATGTGTATGGACTTCCCGCAGCTACTGCAGCTGTAATGTTTCTCATTGTCCGCTTAGTTGACGTTGTTTGGGATCCGCTGGTTGGCGCTTTTGTTGACAAGCATAATCCNAAATTAGGAAAATANCGTTCGTATTTGGTACTNGGTGGTATTCCGCTTACNGGTTTTGCTATNCTTTGTTTTTGGAATGGATTTTCGGGCTCATTACTTTANGCNTACATNACTTANGTAGGATTATCAATGCTGTANACNTTGATAAATGTTCCTTACGGAGCATTAAACGCTTCACTTACACGTGATACGGATGAAATTACGAAACTTACTTCGGTACGTATGTTTTTAGCTAATCTTGGAGGTTTAGCCGTAGCTTATGGTATTCCAATTATTGTAAAAACACTTTCACCTGATGGAAAAATCAATTCATCCGTATCGGGTAATGCTTGGTTTATTACAATGACTATTTATAGTTTAACAGGTTTAGCGCTTCTTGTCTTCTGTTATACACAAACAAAAGAGCGTGTTGTAATGAACGGTGAAGATACTTCTCATGTAAAAGTATCCGATTTGTGGAGAGAATTCAAGCATAATCGTCCGTTGCGCGTGTTAGCATTTTTCTTCATCACTGCTTTTGCAATGATGGCAATAGGAAACTCTGCCGGATCTTATTATATGATTTATAATATTCAAGCTCCTGATTGGCTTCCTTATTTTGCGGCGCTTGGTTCTATTCCTGCTTTTATTTTTATGCCGATGGTGCCTGCAATAAAAAGAGCTATCGGTAAAAAACAAATGTTTTTTGTATTTCTTTCAATAGCTGTATTTGGAATGGTAATGCTTTACATTATTTCGGTGATTCCATCGTTAAAACAACACATCTGGTTGGTGCTTGTAGCTCAGTTTATAAAATCTACAGGAGTGATTGTTGCTACAGGTTATATGTGGGCGTTAGTGCCGGAAGTAATTTCTTACGGCGAACATACAACCGGTAAACGAATTTCAGGAATTGTGAATGCATTGACGGGAATTTTCTTTAAAGCCGGAATGGCGTTGGGAGGTGTTGTTCCCGGATTTGTTTTAGCATTTGTTGGTTTCGACGAAAAGAATACCGTTACTCAAACTCCTTTTGTTGAGCAGGGAATTTTGTGGCTGGTCGCAGTTATACCTGCAATATTGCTTGTTTTGGCTATGTTCATTATCTCTAAATATGAATTGGATGATGACAGAATAGACAGAATTAATATAGAAATAGAGGAAAGACATTTGAATAACTAA